A genome region from Cryptosporidium parvum Iowa II chromosome 8, whole genome shotgun sequence includes the following:
- a CDS encoding integral membrane protein predicted amino acid permease, 11x transmembrane domains, producing the protein MESNGVNLNNKEWTKKRWMPWITMVFTSFFTVSGGSYGSEVVLPVIGLRNFTLIQICICIFYAIPLILIYEMLNKSFPPNSGPKSWCESIFDPFLAVFLDVLYIFMEIGMLSSYVGVASAYIHSFSRSLKYGAFSTSGQLSISVIVFLLIIAVSLLLTYFDDYIIWMFSVVVAPLIIMVIFTFYSIPINSWRAIPDLPERSQLDWITGLQYVMWLNCGYERSFSPNSKASKGQLTNDRDFKFCLIANAILVSILYILPLWCGCCILNHFNRDGRSFQLGNFFTFSGFLVGGNFLSSMITISACFSSIGCITSDVGLVSQFLIAQWYRIKNIKNYRSSFLQETLVSLGIVMFCSFLTLLINQEHFAAGASTLYGFITLITVIAYLKFLWTIDSKETFPDSEFPLINNENITKPSHILLLNSLYYSKLPLRIKQIIHSTLAIPAIFFTLVIFFTTSSILYLTIILLALFATPIFVPKYNKDNNIKNIKIESSKKFPGFLNLL; encoded by the coding sequence atggAGTCGAATGGagtaaatttaaataataaagaatggACCAAAAAAAGGTGGATGCCCTGGATTACGATGGTTTTTACATCGTTTTTCACAGTAAGTGGGGGATCTTATGGTTCTGAGGTAGTTCTTCCAGTAATTGGATTGCGAAACTTTACTTTAATTCAGATAtgtatttgtattttttacGCAATACCCCTGATTTTGATCTATGAAATGCTAAACAAATCATTTCCACCAAATTCAGGCCCAAAAAGCTGGTGTGAAAGTATTTTTGACCCATTTTTAGCTGTATTTCTGGATGTACTTTACATTTTTATGGAAATAGGTATGCTTTCTTCCTACGTAGGTGTAGCATCAGCATATATACACTCTTTTTCAAGGTCTTTAAAATATGGTGCATTTTCTACTAGTGGCCAGTTATCTATCTCAGTAATTGTTTtcctattaataattgcaGTTTCTTTACTTCTTACATACTTTGATGActatattatttggatGTTTAGTGTTGTGGTTGCgcctttaataataatggtaatttttactttttattCAATCCCAATAAATTCATGGAGAGCAATTCCAGATTTACCTGAGAGAAGCCAATTAGACTGGATCACTGGACTTCAATATGTGATGTGGTTAAATTGTGGCTATGAGAGGTCTTTCTCTCCTAATTCGAAAGCTTCAAAGGGTCAATTAACAAATGATAGGGACTTTAAGTTTTGCTTGATTGCAAACGCAATTCTCGTTTCTATTCTATATATACTTCCTCTTTGGTGCGGATGTTGTATTCTGAATCACTTTAACAGAGATGGAAGATCGTTTCAGCTTGGTAATTTCTTCACTTTTTCAGGATTCTTGGTAGGAGGAAATTTTTTGTCGAGCATGATTACTATTTCTGCTTGCTTCTCATCTATTGGGTGCATTACTTCAGATGTGGGATTAGTTTCGCAATTTCTTATCGCACAATGGTACagaatcaaaaatattaaaaattatagaTCATCATTTCTTCAAGAAACTCTCGTTTCTCTGGGAATTGTCATGTtttgttcttttttaaCATTATTGATTAACCAGGAGCATTTTGCTGCAGGCGCATCAACTCTTTATGGATTCATTACCTTAATTACTGTAATTGCATATCTCAAATTTCTTTGGACTATTGACTCAAAAGAGACTTTTCCAGACTCAGAATTCCctcttattaataatgaaaatattactaaGCCTTCACATATTCTATTACTAAACTCACTATACTACAGTAAGCTACCTCTCAGAATTAAGCAAATTATACATTCGACGCTTGCAATCCCAGCTATATTTTTCACCCTCGTTATATTTTTTACTACCTCTTCCATACTATATTTGACTATTATTTTACTAGCACTCTTTGCCACCCCTATATTTGTTCCAAAATATAacaaagataataatattaaaaacatAAAAATCGAATCATCAAAAAAGTTCCCAGGATTTTTGAACCTACTATAG
- a CDS encoding Deg1p-like type II pseudouridylate synthase TruA translates to LIFFQGIAFQKDDKIPTIEGEIYKALLQLRLIKDIDSCDLVRCGRTDRGVHSAGNYISVNLRTRAKNLEPYNYMEMLNGVLPWDIRVIGYCEVRPDFSARFDCEYRLYKYFFPLNHERTKISKFPKIPPEQVPLMNVAAKQFLGTHDYRRFCKMDLKNRKNQTYIRTIYEFDINFVDENRTFAVATIKGSAFLWHQVRLMMGILFEIGQQKFNPEVITQMLTDVEQKNIAELSFQMATELGLVLWDCVFKEYDIQCNTNSLKTFLDESESLKLKASLYSFIGS, encoded by the coding sequence ctaatttttttccagGGAATAGCATTTCAAAAAGACGATAAAATACCTACAATAGAGGGAGAGATCTACAAGGCACTGCTTCAGCTAAGACTcattaaagatattgatTCATGCGACTTAGTTCGATGCGGAAGGACAGATAGAGGAGTTCACTCTGCTGGAAATTACATTTCAGTTAACTTGAGGACAAGAGCGAAGAACTTGGAACCTTATAATTATATGGAAATGTTGAATGGTGTGCTACCATGGGACATTAGAGTTATTGGTTACTGCGAGGTTAGACCTGACTTCAGTGCTCGTTTTGATTGTGAATATAGactttataaatatttctttccTTTAAACCATGAAAGAACAAAGATATCCAAGTTTCCAAAAATCCCACCAGAGCAAGTCCCGCTAATGAACGTTGCTGCAAAACAGTTCTTAGGAACCCATGATTATAGAAGGTTCTGTAAGATGGACTTGAAGAATCGAAAAAATCAAACTTATATTCGTACTATTTATGAATTTGATATCAATTTTGTAGATGAGAACAGGACATTTGCTGTTGCAACAATCAAAGGATCTGCTTTTTTATGGCATCAAGTCAGGCTAATGATGGGTattctttttgaaattgGACAACAGAAATTTAACCCAGAAGTTATTACACAAATGTTAACAGATGTGGAGCAGAAGAACATTGCAGAACTTTCTTTCCAAATGGCCACTGAACTTGGTTTGGTACTATGGGACTGTGTGTTTAAAGAATATGATATCCAATGCAATACAAATTCATTGAAAACATTTCTAGATGAATCAGAGTCTTTAAAACTCAAAGCATCACTATACAGTTTTATTGGGTCGTAG